A single window of Fundulus heteroclitus isolate FHET01 unplaced genomic scaffold, MU-UCD_Fhet_4.1 scaffold_41, whole genome shotgun sequence DNA harbors:
- the dlg4b gene encoding disks large homolog 4 isoform X5: MWMVLLGSATGRVLVGSETGRVLVGSATGRVLVGSETGQVLVGSETGQVLVGSETGRVLVGSATGRVLVGSETGQVLVGSATGQVLVGSATGRVLVGSATGQVLVGSETGQVLVGSETGQVLVGSETGRVLVGSATGRVLVGSETGRVLVGSATGQVLVGSETGLVLVGSATGRVLVGSETGRVLVGSETGRVLVGSVTGRVLVGSATGQVLVGSATGRVLVGSETGRVLVGSATGQVLVGSETGLVLVGSATGRVLVGSETGRVLVGSATGRVLVGSATGLVLVGSETGLVLVGSETGRVLVGSETGQVLVGSETGWVLVGSVTGRVLVGSETGLVLVGSATGQVLVGSETGRVLVGSETGRVLVGSETGLVLVGSATGQVLVGSVTGRVLVGSATGRVLVGSETGLVLVGSATGRVLVGSETGLVLVGSATGRVLVGSAIGRVLVGSATGLVLVGSETGRVLVGSATGRVLVGSETGLVLVGSETGRVLVGSATGRVLVGSETGRVLVGSATGLVLVGSETGRVLVGSATGRVLVGSATGRVLVGSATGLVLVGSETGQVLVGSETGRVLVGSETGRVLVGSETGQVLVCSETGRVLVGSDHQDVLAAQQN, translated from the exons ATGTGGATGGTGTTGCTGGGTTCTGCAACAGGTCGGGTCCTGGTTGGTTCTGAAACAGGTCGGGTACTGGTTGGTTCTGCAACAG GTCGGGTACTGGTTGGTTCTGAAACAGGTCAGGTACTGGTTGGTTCTGAAACAGGTCAGGTACTGGTTGGTTCTGAAACAGGTCGGGTACTGGTTGGTTCTGCAACAGGTCGGGTACTGGTTGGTTCTGAAACAGGTCAGGTACTGGTTGGTTCTGCAACAGGTCAGGTACTGGTTGGTTCTGCAACAGGTCGGGTACTGGTTGGTTCTGCAACAGGTCAGGTACTGGTTGGTTCTGAAACAGGTCAGGTACTGGTTGGTTCTGAAACAGGTCAGGTACTGGTAGGTTCTGAAACAGGTCGGGTACTGGTTGGTTCTGCAACAGGTCGGGTACTGGTTGGTTCTGAAACAGGTCGGGTACTGGTTGGTTCTGCAACAGGTCAGGTACTGGTTGGTTCTGAAACAGGTTTGGTACTGGTTGGTTCTGCAACAGGTCGGGTACTGGTTGGTTCTGAAACAGGTCGGGTACTGGTTGGTTCTGAAACAGGTCGGGTACTGGTTGGTTCTGTAACAGGTCGGGTACTGGTTGGTTCTGCAACAGGTCAGGTACTGGTTGGTTCTGCAACAGGTCGGGTACTGGTTGGTTCTGAAACAGGTCGGGTACTGGTTGGTTCTGCAACAGGTCAGGTACTGGTTGGTTCTGAAACAGGTTTGGTACTGGTTGGTTCTGCAACAGGTCGGGTACTGGTTGGTTCTGAAACAGGTCGGGTACTGGTTGGTTCTGCAACAGGTCGGGTACTGGTTGGTTCTGCAACAGGTCTGGTACTGGTTGGTTCTGAAACAGGTTTGGTACTGGTTGGTTCTGAAACAGGTCGGGTACTGGTTGGTTCTGAAACAGGTCAGGTACTGGTTGGTTCTGAAACAGGTTGGGTACTGGTTGGTTCTGTAACAGGTCGGGTACTGGTTGGTTCTGAAACAGGTTTGGTACTGGTTGGTTCTGCAACAGGTCAGGTACTGGTTGGTTCTGAAACAGGTCGGGTACTGGTTGGTTCTGAAACAGGTCGGGTACTGGTTGGTTCTGAAACAGGTTTGGTACTGGTTGGTTCTGCAACAGGTCAGGTACTGGTTGGTTCTGTAACAGGTCGGGTACTGGTTGGTTCTGCAACAGGTCGGGTACTGGTTGGTTCTGAAACAGGTTTGGTACTAGTTGGTTCTGCAACAGGTCGGGTACTGGTTGGTTCTGAAACAGGTTTGGTACTGGTTGGTTCTGCAACAGGTCGGGTACTGGTTGGTTCTGCAATAGGTCGGGTACTGGTTGGTTCTGCAACAGGTCTGGTACTGGTTGGTTCTGAAACAGGTCGGGTACTGGTTGGTTCTGCAACAGGTCGGGTACTGGTTGGTTCTGAAACAGGTCTGGTACTGGTTGGTTCTGAAACAGGTCGGGTACTGGTTGGTTCTGCAACAGGTCGGGTACTGGTTGGTTCTGAAACAGGTCGGGTACTGGTTGGTTCTGCAACAGGTCTGGTACTGGTTGGTTCTGAAACAGGTCGGGTACTGGTTGGTTCTGCAACAGGTCGGGTACTGGTTGGTTCTGCAACAGGTCGGGTACTGGTTGGTTCTGCAACAGGTCTGGTACTGGTTGGTTCTGAAACAGGTCAGGTACTGGTTGGTTCTGAAACAGGTCGGGTACTGGTTGGTTCTGAAACAGGTCGGGTACTGGTTGGTTCTGAAACAGGTCAGGTACTAGTTTGTTCTGAAACAGGTCGGGTACTGGTTGGTTCTGACCAccaagacgttctggcagccCAGCAGAATTAA